A region from the Fusarium graminearum PH-1 chromosome 4, whole genome shotgun sequence genome encodes:
- a CDS encoding D-lactate dehydrogenase: protein MKLAVFSTKPYDKKYLTSVVNAKHASSGIELVFHEFALNEDTVSLVEGADAICVFVNDIVNGNVISALAEFGIKAILLRCAGFNNVDLEAAQRHRIMVANVPSYSPEAVAEFAVALIQTLNRKTHRAYNRVREGNFALDGLLGRTLYGKTVGIVGVGKIGLATARIMKGFGCRLLAYDPFPSPAFEEYGEYRDLEDLLPQCDIVSLHCPLMEKTRHIINRNTIALMKEGAMLVNTSRGGLLDTEAVIHALKTNHIGGLALDVYEAEGELFYNDHSSTIIQDDKLMRLMTFPNVVVCGHQAFFTEEALTEIAECTLSNLEEWIESKTSKNSLTKDPKLRRRNSLPVRAI, encoded by the coding sequence ATGAAGCTCGCCGTATTCAGCACGAAGCCCTATGACAAAAAGTACTTGACGTCTGTTGTCAACGCCAAGCATGCTTCCTCTGGCATCGAGCTCGTCTTTCACGAGTTTGCTCTTAATGAAGATACCGTCTCTCTCGTCGAAGGAGCCGACGCCATttgtgtctttgtcaacGACATTGTTAACGGCAATGTCATATCAGCCCTGGCAGAATTTGGCATCAAAGCTATCTTGCTGCGATGCGCAGGTTTCAACAACGTTGATCTCGAAGCCGCCCAGCGACACCGCATAATGGTCGCAAACGTTCCTTCGTACTCGCCCGAGGCTGTCGCTGAATTCGCCGTTGCTCTCATCCAAACTCTCAACCGCAAGACCCACCGTGCCTACAACCGTGTTCGTGAAGGTAATTTTGctcttgatggccttctcGGAAGGACCCTCTATGGCAAGACTGTCGGTATCGTGGGTGTCGGCAAGATCGGTCTTGCCACTGCACGTATCATGAAAGGTTTCGGTTGCAGATTGCTTGCATACGACCCTTTCCCTTCGCCAGCCTTTGAGGAATATGGCGAGTACAGGGATCTCGAGGACCTTTTGCCCCAGTGCGATATCGTCAGTCTGCATTGCCCACTCATGGAGAAGACTCggcacatcatcaaccgcAACACCATAGCTCTGATGAAGGAGGGCGCTATGCTGGTCAACACCTCACGGGGTGGTCTGCTCGACACCGAAGCTGTCATTCATGCACTCAAGACGAACCATATTGGtggtcttgcccttgatgtGTACGAGGCAGAAGGAGAGCTCTTCTACAATgatcattcatcaacaatcatcCAAGATGACAAGCTTATGCGTCTCATGACCTTCCCCAACGTGGTAGTGTGTGGTCACCAGGCCTTCTTCACTGAGGAGGCCCTTACTGAGATTGCCGAGTGCACTCTCAGCAACCTTGAAGAGTGGATAGAGAGCAAGACGAGCAAGAACTCATTGACCAAGGATCCTAAGCTGCGACGTCGTAACTCACTGCCCGTTCGCGCCATCTAA